Proteins from a genomic interval of Corvus moneduloides isolate bCorMon1 chromosome 6, bCorMon1.pri, whole genome shotgun sequence:
- the SLC1A2 gene encoding excitatory amino acid transporter 2 isoform X1: protein MASTEGANNMPKQVEVRMHESHLNPVEHRSRNICVQFCQSLHRNLLLTLTVFGVILGAVCGGLLRLATPIDPDIIMLIAFPGDILMRMLKMLILPLIISSLITGLSGLDAKASGRLGTRAMVYYMSTTIIAAVLGVILVLAIHPGNPKLKKQLGQGKKNDEVSSLDAFLDLIRNLFPENLVQACFQQIQTVTKKVLVPLPVEEPPNVTDSAIAMVNETAPPEAQMVIKKGLEFKDGMNVLGLIGFFIAFGIAMGKMGEQAKMMVDFFNILNEIVMKLVTMIMWYSPLGIACLICGKIIAIKDLEVVARQLGMYMVTVIVGLVIHGGIFLPLLYFVITRKSPFSFLAGIFQAWITALGTASSAGTLPVTFRCLEENLGIDKRVTRFVLPVGATINMDGTALYEAVAAIFIAQMNGIDLDGGQIVTVSLTATLASVGAASIPSAGLVTMLLILTAVGLPTQDISLLVAVDWLLDRMRTSVNVVGDSFGAGIVYHLSKAELDTIDSHHKGHEDIEMTKTQSIYDDMKNHRENNSNQCVFAAHNSVMVDECKVTLATNGKSADFNVVEEEPWKREK, encoded by the exons TGCCAACAATATGCCTAAGCAAGTAGAAGTCCGGATGCATGAAAGTCATTTAAATCCAGTGGAGCACAGATCCAGGAACATATGTGTGCAGTTCTGCCAGTCCCTCCACAGGAATCTGCTCCTGACTCTTACTGTCTTTG GTGTTATCCTGGGTGCGGTGTGTGGGGGTCTTCTTCGGCTAGCAACACCTATTGACCCTGACATCATCATGTTAATAGCCTTCCCGGGAGATATACTTATGCGGATGCTAAAAATGCTGATCCTCCCTTTAATTATCTCCAGTTTAATCACAG GACTGTCTGGATTAGATGCTAAAGCAAGTGGCCGCCTGGGGACAAGAGCCATGGTCTACTACATGTCCACCACTATtattgctgctgtgctgggtgtgATTCTGGTTCTGGCCATCCATCCGGGGAATCCGAAACTCAAGAAACAGCTTGGTCAAGGGAAGAAGAATGATGAAGTATCTAGTCTGGATGCCTTCTTGGATTTGATCCGAAACTTGTTCCCTGAAAATCTGGTTCAAGCATGCTTTCAGCAG ATACAAACTGTCACCAAGAAAGTGCTGGTGCCACTACCTGTTGAAGAGCCACCTAATGTCACTGATTCTGCTATTGCTATGGTGAATGAGACAGCACCACCTGAAGCCCAGATGGTCATTAAGAAAGGACTTGAATTTAAGGATGGCATGAATGTCCTGG GTTTGATAGGATTCTTTATTGCTTTTGGCATTGCTatggggaaaatgggagaaCAGGCCAAGATGATGGTGGATTTCTTCAACATCCTGAATGAGATTGTAATGAAGTTAGTAACTATGATCATGTG gtATTCCCCGTTGGGTATTGCTTGCCTCATCTGTGGAAAAATCATTGCCATCAAGGACTTAGAAGTAGTTGCTAGACAACTTGGCATGTACATGGTCACTGTGATTGTGGGTCTTGTCATCCATGGAGGGatcttcctgcctctgctctACTTTGTGATAACAAGGAAAAGCCCATTTTCGTTCCTTGCTGGGATTTTCCAGGCGTGGATTACAGCACTAGGCACAGCTTCCAG TGCTGGAACATTGCCTGTAACATTCCGGTGTCTTGAAGAAAATCTTGGCATTGATAAGCGTGTAACAAGGTTTGTTCTTCCTGTTGGAGCAACTATTAACATGGATGGAACTGCCCTTTatgaagctgtggctgccatcTTCATAGCACAGATGAATGGGATTGACCTGGATGGAGGCCAGATAGTTACTGTGAG tttgACTGCCACCCTTGCAAGTGTTGGAGCTGCCAGCATTCCCAGCGCGGGACTTGTCACTATGCTGCTGATCCTGACTGCAGTGGGTCTCCCTACCCAGGACATCAGTTTGCTTGTTGCTGTTGATTGGCTTTT GGACCGGATGAGAACATCAGTCAATGTAGTGGGGGATTCTTTTGGTGCTGGCATTGTCTACCACCTTTCCAAGGCAGAACTTGACACCATTGATTCCCATCACAAAGGGCATGAAGACATTGAAATGACCAAGACTCAGTCAATCTATGATGACATGAAAAATCATAGGGAAAACAACTCAAACCAATGTGTTTTTGCAGCTCACAACTCAGTCATGGTAGATGAGTGCAAG GTAACACTGGCAACCAATGGCAAATCTGCAGACTTCAATGTTGTTGAAGAAGAGCCTTGGAAACGTGAAAAATAA
- the SLC1A2 gene encoding excitatory amino acid transporter 2 isoform X2, with product MPKQVEVRMHESHLNPVEHRSRNICVQFCQSLHRNLLLTLTVFGVILGAVCGGLLRLATPIDPDIIMLIAFPGDILMRMLKMLILPLIISSLITGLSGLDAKASGRLGTRAMVYYMSTTIIAAVLGVILVLAIHPGNPKLKKQLGQGKKNDEVSSLDAFLDLIRNLFPENLVQACFQQIQTVTKKVLVPLPVEEPPNVTDSAIAMVNETAPPEAQMVIKKGLEFKDGMNVLGLIGFFIAFGIAMGKMGEQAKMMVDFFNILNEIVMKLVTMIMWYSPLGIACLICGKIIAIKDLEVVARQLGMYMVTVIVGLVIHGGIFLPLLYFVITRKSPFSFLAGIFQAWITALGTASSAGTLPVTFRCLEENLGIDKRVTRFVLPVGATINMDGTALYEAVAAIFIAQMNGIDLDGGQIVTVSLTATLASVGAASIPSAGLVTMLLILTAVGLPTQDISLLVAVDWLLDRMRTSVNVVGDSFGAGIVYHLSKAELDTIDSHHKGHEDIEMTKTQSIYDDMKNHRENNSNQCVFAAHNSVMVDECKHGEFQLCL from the exons ATGCCTAAGCAAGTAGAAGTCCGGATGCATGAAAGTCATTTAAATCCAGTGGAGCACAGATCCAGGAACATATGTGTGCAGTTCTGCCAGTCCCTCCACAGGAATCTGCTCCTGACTCTTACTGTCTTTG GTGTTATCCTGGGTGCGGTGTGTGGGGGTCTTCTTCGGCTAGCAACACCTATTGACCCTGACATCATCATGTTAATAGCCTTCCCGGGAGATATACTTATGCGGATGCTAAAAATGCTGATCCTCCCTTTAATTATCTCCAGTTTAATCACAG GACTGTCTGGATTAGATGCTAAAGCAAGTGGCCGCCTGGGGACAAGAGCCATGGTCTACTACATGTCCACCACTATtattgctgctgtgctgggtgtgATTCTGGTTCTGGCCATCCATCCGGGGAATCCGAAACTCAAGAAACAGCTTGGTCAAGGGAAGAAGAATGATGAAGTATCTAGTCTGGATGCCTTCTTGGATTTGATCCGAAACTTGTTCCCTGAAAATCTGGTTCAAGCATGCTTTCAGCAG ATACAAACTGTCACCAAGAAAGTGCTGGTGCCACTACCTGTTGAAGAGCCACCTAATGTCACTGATTCTGCTATTGCTATGGTGAATGAGACAGCACCACCTGAAGCCCAGATGGTCATTAAGAAAGGACTTGAATTTAAGGATGGCATGAATGTCCTGG GTTTGATAGGATTCTTTATTGCTTTTGGCATTGCTatggggaaaatgggagaaCAGGCCAAGATGATGGTGGATTTCTTCAACATCCTGAATGAGATTGTAATGAAGTTAGTAACTATGATCATGTG gtATTCCCCGTTGGGTATTGCTTGCCTCATCTGTGGAAAAATCATTGCCATCAAGGACTTAGAAGTAGTTGCTAGACAACTTGGCATGTACATGGTCACTGTGATTGTGGGTCTTGTCATCCATGGAGGGatcttcctgcctctgctctACTTTGTGATAACAAGGAAAAGCCCATTTTCGTTCCTTGCTGGGATTTTCCAGGCGTGGATTACAGCACTAGGCACAGCTTCCAG TGCTGGAACATTGCCTGTAACATTCCGGTGTCTTGAAGAAAATCTTGGCATTGATAAGCGTGTAACAAGGTTTGTTCTTCCTGTTGGAGCAACTATTAACATGGATGGAACTGCCCTTTatgaagctgtggctgccatcTTCATAGCACAGATGAATGGGATTGACCTGGATGGAGGCCAGATAGTTACTGTGAG tttgACTGCCACCCTTGCAAGTGTTGGAGCTGCCAGCATTCCCAGCGCGGGACTTGTCACTATGCTGCTGATCCTGACTGCAGTGGGTCTCCCTACCCAGGACATCAGTTTGCTTGTTGCTGTTGATTGGCTTTT GGACCGGATGAGAACATCAGTCAATGTAGTGGGGGATTCTTTTGGTGCTGGCATTGTCTACCACCTTTCCAAGGCAGAACTTGACACCATTGATTCCCATCACAAAGGGCATGAAGACATTGAAATGACCAAGACTCAGTCAATCTATGATGACATGAAAAATCATAGGGAAAACAACTCAAACCAATGTGTTTTTGCAGCTCACAACTCAGTCATGGTAGATGAGTGCAAG CATGGGGAATTTCAGCTCTGTCTTTAA